In one window of Laspinema palackyanum D2c DNA:
- a CDS encoding DNA methyltransferase produces MMACLVTYANQYGKPTNWPYFSIDGKSPVTAAQWSRMRAKWNHSHGVTNVWSEPAVRGAERLKNKQARCIHANQKPLRLIERIILASSDSNDVVWEPFGGLCSAAVAAMRKGRRCYSAEINSDYYELAKNRLEQEYDIRSSALFPELV; encoded by the coding sequence ATGATGGCTTGTCTGGTAACTTATGCCAATCAGTATGGTAAACCGACAAACTGGCCCTATTTTTCAATCGATGGAAAGTCGCCGGTTACCGCCGCCCAATGGTCACGAATGCGGGCCAAGTGGAATCATAGTCATGGGGTGACCAATGTTTGGTCAGAACCCGCAGTTCGCGGGGCAGAACGGCTCAAAAATAAACAAGCTAGGTGCATTCATGCTAATCAAAAGCCACTGCGTTTAATTGAGAGAATTATCTTAGCTTCTAGTGATTCTAATGATGTAGTCTGGGAGCCGTTTGGTGGCTTATGTTCAGCAGCCGTTGCTGCGATGCGGAAAGGGCGTCGCTGTTACAGTGCTGAAATTAATTCCGATTATTATGAACTGGCAAAAAATAGACTAGAACAGGAATATGATATTCGGAGTTCGGCTTTATTTCCTGAGTTGGTTTAA
- a CDS encoding ATP-dependent helicase — MSNDSDHNLPVAVAKPLTPFAQKRQEAEQRIRNGLRPGQQQMADWRGGPLAVSAVPGAGKSKGMADAAALAIARFKLHYQHNLVVVTFTRSAAANLKLKIRGALRQLAMPQIGFTVNTLHGLALAIASRHPELSGLDLEQMTLVTPNQSNRLIIQSVERWIAENPKRYQILIEGSEFDGEETERLRRQSVLRTDVLPQLAQTAIHEAKSSGLLPQDLWQISAESEGQIPDDPYGILAIAAGLYEQYETLMRSRLFIDYDDMILAALRVLENQSACYLWQKQVFAVFEDEAQDSSPLQTQLLEILARKCDNPDAPPNLIRVGDPNQAINSTFTPADPIYFRRFCEACDRENLLATMDRAGRSTRIIINAANFVLSWVNRHYAQQHQLIPEVEYSRPSAKLPFRLQNIRTVESDDPQPDANPPHTGGGLEMYQPRDIYHTIELIARRAVQLFSETTEERSAAILVRENRQGRFIQEVMSNPKLYGIECELGKHGIEVFDVSASDRRSQVPAEMLALLQFLDRPHSPDYLKTVLRVLVDRNLIPSQDLNALTSLPEQFLYPGPLEPPQPPAVLQARRFCASLLTARIELPLYQLISFLALALHYDASELATADKLGDRLAQQTAGNPSMSGILTVLNEIVTSERFEPVDTEDNAEKLYTRPRQLTIVTMHKAKGLDWDYVFIPFLHENMIPGSFWVPPPAQFLGEYTLAEVARAQIRAHLHHQSAPNQWDSEPFQFPSIADSWKQAEDLKIAEEYRLLYVAMTRAKRLLWISSAKQAPFTWSKPANLQNIPPCPVLPALMEAYPDEVVELSDI, encoded by the coding sequence ATGTCGAATGATTCCGATCACAATTTGCCTGTAGCAGTTGCGAAACCTTTAACGCCCTTCGCGCAAAAGCGCCAGGAGGCAGAACAACGCATTCGCAATGGATTACGACCTGGACAGCAGCAGATGGCGGATTGGCGAGGCGGTCCTTTGGCAGTCTCTGCGGTCCCGGGTGCCGGAAAATCTAAGGGAATGGCGGATGCTGCCGCCTTAGCGATCGCTCGTTTTAAACTGCACTATCAGCACAATTTGGTGGTAGTTACGTTTACTCGTTCTGCGGCGGCTAATTTGAAATTAAAAATTCGCGGCGCATTGCGACAACTGGCGATGCCACAAATTGGATTTACGGTCAATACGTTACATGGATTAGCATTGGCGATCGCTTCCCGCCATCCTGAATTATCGGGTTTGGACCTGGAACAGATGACCTTGGTCACCCCAAACCAAAGTAATCGGCTGATCATCCAAAGTGTAGAACGCTGGATTGCAGAAAATCCTAAACGGTATCAAATTTTAATAGAAGGTTCTGAATTTGATGGAGAGGAAACGGAACGCTTGCGCCGTCAATCTGTCTTAAGAACCGATGTGCTGCCGCAACTCGCACAGACTGCCATTCACGAAGCCAAATCTTCTGGATTATTACCCCAAGATTTATGGCAAATCTCGGCGGAATCCGAGGGACAAATTCCCGATGATCCGTATGGGATTTTGGCGATCGCCGCTGGATTATATGAACAGTACGAGACTTTGATGCGATCGCGGCTGTTTATCGATTACGATGACATGATTCTCGCCGCCTTGCGCGTTTTGGAAAATCAAAGTGCCTGTTATCTTTGGCAAAAACAAGTCTTTGCCGTCTTTGAAGACGAGGCCCAAGATTCGTCCCCGTTACAAACCCAATTGTTAGAAATTTTGGCCCGAAAGTGCGATAATCCCGATGCACCGCCTAATTTAATTCGCGTCGGCGACCCCAATCAAGCGATTAATTCTACCTTTACCCCCGCAGACCCGATTTATTTTCGGCGGTTTTGTGAAGCCTGCGATCGCGAGAATCTCCTAGCGACAATGGATCGTGCCGGACGCAGTACCCGAATTATCATCAATGCGGCCAACTTTGTCCTCAGTTGGGTGAATCGTCATTATGCACAGCAGCATCAACTCATCCCGGAGGTAGAATACAGTCGCCCTTCGGCCAAATTACCCTTTCGCCTGCAAAATATTCGCACAGTAGAAAGCGACGACCCCCAACCCGATGCGAACCCACCTCACACCGGGGGAGGGTTGGAGATGTATCAACCTCGGGATATTTATCACACGATTGAACTGATTGCCCGGAGGGCGGTGCAGTTATTTAGTGAGACGACTGAGGAGCGATCGGCAGCGATTTTGGTCCGGGAAAACCGCCAAGGGCGATTTATCCAAGAGGTGATGAGTAATCCCAAACTGTATGGGATTGAATGTGAGTTAGGCAAACATGGGATAGAAGTATTTGATGTATCGGCCAGCGATCGCCGGTCTCAAGTGCCCGCAGAAATGCTGGCATTGCTGCAATTCCTTGATCGCCCCCATTCTCCCGACTATTTAAAAACCGTTTTGCGCGTCTTAGTCGATCGTAACTTAATCCCCTCCCAAGACTTAAACGCCCTCACCAGCTTACCAGAACAATTTCTCTACCCCGGTCCATTAGAACCGCCTCAACCCCCGGCAGTATTGCAAGCCAGACGCTTCTGTGCCAGCTTGCTCACCGCCCGCATAGAACTCCCCTTGTATCAACTGATTTCCTTCCTCGCCTTAGCCTTACATTACGACGCCTCCGAACTCGCCACCGCCGATAAATTAGGCGATCGCTTGGCCCAACAAACCGCCGGAAATCCCTCCATGAGCGGCATTCTCACCGTCCTCAACGAAATCGTCACCTCAGAACGCTTTGAACCCGTCGATACAGAAGATAACGCCGAGAAACTATATACTCGCCCGCGACAACTCACCATTGTCACCATGCACAAAGCCAAAGGACTCGATTGGGATTATGTCTTCATCCCCTTCCTCCATGAAAACATGATTCCAGGCAGTTTCTGGGTTCCCCCACCCGCCCAATTCCTCGGAGAATACACCCTAGCCGAAGTCGCCCGCGCCCAAATTCGCGCCCATCTCCACCACCAAAGCGCACCCAATCAATGGGACAGCGAACCCTTCCAGTTCCCCTCCATCGCCGATTCCTGGAAACAAGCCGAAGACCTAAAAATCGCCGAAGAGTACCGCTTACTCTATGTTGCCATGACTCGCGCTAAACGATTGTTATGGATTTCTTCAGCCAAACAAGCCCCCTTTACCTGGAGTAAACCCGCCAATTTACAAAACATCCCACCCTGTCCCGTCTTGCCTGCTTTAATGGAAGCTTACCCCGATGAAGTCGTGGAGTTATCTGATATATAG